The proteins below are encoded in one region of Pararhodobacter sp.:
- the tnpA gene encoding IS66 family insertion sequence element accessory protein TnpA, whose protein sequence is MSTSRGPGQAWWEMHLDAIAREGIGATAYAQREGLPVSSLYYWRRRLKALERKAQVPVKAVAAPVARQFVPVSVGPLAAVDHPVAADRHVLVLGAGLRLELPGLPSPQWLAQVRQALTEQVH, encoded by the coding sequence ATGTCGACGAGTCGAGGACCAGGGCAGGCCTGGTGGGAAATGCACCTTGACGCGATAGCGCGCGAGGGCATTGGCGCCACGGCCTACGCGCAGCGTGAGGGGTTGCCGGTCTCAAGCCTGTATTATTGGCGCCGGCGCCTCAAAGCCCTGGAGCGGAAGGCTCAGGTGCCCGTCAAGGCGGTGGCTGCGCCGGTTGCGCGCCAGTTTGTGCCGGTCAGCGTGGGTCCGCTCGCCGCTGTCGATCACCCTGTCGCGGCGGATCGCCATGTACTGGTGCTGGGCGCTGGCCTGCGTCTGGAGCTGCCCGGCTTGCCCAGCCCGCAGTGGCTGGCGCAGGTGCGTCAGGCGCTGACTGAGCAGGTGCATTGA
- a CDS encoding DNA/RNA non-specific endonuclease gives MSRKKSRRRPTKPKKSVRSRSRAFFVSFAVSFVVASCAINPQLLDRIPIGPILTEIGLSSPAQSPAQVVATGARIQTSFGQCRQFFPGKQPPSVPSGPALRELCYDAFAILYSGRTKTSVFVAQGLNRGMLQQAQGISRTDRFFADARLPRSERAELDDYRGSGYDRGHMAPAGDMHTNEAMAQSFSLANIVPQDAQHNREAWSQIEADTRKYVMRARGNVYVFTGPLYIGQPQTIGAGRVAVPTHLFKLVYDATTGRSWVHWHTNSQNTKVGPPISYEEFVRRTGLQLLETA, from the coding sequence ATGAGTAGAAAGAAGTCGCGCCGCCGCCCAACAAAGCCCAAAAAGAGCGTCCGTAGCCGTAGTCGGGCGTTTTTTGTATCTTTCGCTGTATCGTTTGTCGTCGCCAGTTGCGCGATCAATCCGCAGCTTCTTGATCGGATTCCGATTGGTCCAATCCTGACAGAGATCGGATTGTCCAGCCCGGCACAGAGCCCAGCGCAAGTCGTGGCGACTGGCGCACGGATTCAAACCAGCTTTGGCCAGTGCCGCCAGTTCTTCCCAGGCAAGCAGCCGCCGAGCGTGCCGTCCGGCCCGGCGCTGCGAGAGCTTTGCTACGATGCCTTCGCCATTCTGTATAGCGGTCGGACGAAAACGTCGGTATTTGTTGCCCAAGGCCTGAATAGGGGGATGCTCCAGCAGGCCCAGGGCATCAGCCGAACGGATCGGTTTTTTGCGGACGCACGCCTGCCGCGATCCGAGCGCGCAGAGCTTGATGACTACCGAGGTTCCGGCTACGACCGGGGCCACATGGCGCCAGCCGGTGACATGCATACTAATGAGGCGATGGCGCAGAGTTTCAGCCTGGCCAACATCGTGCCGCAGGACGCCCAGCACAACAGGGAAGCATGGAGTCAGATCGAGGCAGACACGCGCAAGTACGTCATGCGGGCCAGGGGCAATGTCTATGTGTTCACCGGGCCTCTTTATATCGGCCAGCCGCAAACCATTGGGGCAGGGCGCGTGGCCGTGCCGACGCATCTATTCAAGCTGGTCTACGATGCGACGACAGGTCGATCATGGGTGCATTGGCATACCAATAGTCAGAATACGAAGGTCGGGCCGCCGATCAGCTATGAGGAGTTTGTGCGCAGGACGGGGCTGCAGTTGCTGGAGACTGCCTGA
- a CDS encoding M10 family metallopeptidase C-terminal domain-containing protein, whose product MALPQWTDQQVFNQMNSGSTWNNQVITYAFPQLASQFGPDLADEAAGFSPINAAQLPLVNLSMMLWDDLIAPHIMQGSVQAANIAVSNTSNTDGYAFALYPKDGGSVWFSSKYENLQAPKVGEDSFITFVHEVGHALGLNHMGDYNGEDNDGPSSYQDSDLLSIMSYYGPGMNDGEGQVAWGNWLGHSAQTPMLNDIMVIQELYGADVTTRAENTVYGFGSNIQGPTAQIYDFSINQHPILTIYDASGNDTLNLSGWGTDGMVDLRPGHYSSVNGMTQNLAIAYGTIIENAITGAGHDVLRGNAANNYLDGGAGWDNALFLGSYADYGLRYDVLSREYTVQDTVADRDGTDTLLNIEVADFSDFGGNLNDLTPAVHRFYNTELNAHFYTSNNDEASAVAQTGGFQYEGTSFERSVNGADTVSVQRFFNVDTGDHFYTAGPAEADHLREAGGAWQYEGVAFKAYATKVDGTTELYRFVNKESGTHFYTVDIAEMDAVMLSGYFNYEGVAFYVTA is encoded by the coding sequence ATGGCCCTCCCGCAATGGACTGACCAGCAGGTCTTCAATCAGATGAACTCTGGCAGCACTTGGAACAATCAGGTCATTACCTATGCGTTTCCACAATTGGCCAGCCAATTCGGGCCGGATCTTGCCGACGAAGCAGCTGGGTTTTCGCCGATCAATGCCGCCCAGTTGCCCCTGGTCAACTTAAGCATGATGCTTTGGGATGACTTGATTGCGCCCCATATCATGCAGGGGTCTGTGCAGGCCGCCAATATTGCAGTCAGCAATACATCCAATACAGACGGCTACGCTTTTGCCCTTTATCCGAAGGATGGCGGCAGCGTCTGGTTTTCATCTAAGTACGAAAATCTTCAGGCACCTAAGGTCGGGGAAGACAGTTTCATCACCTTTGTCCACGAAGTCGGTCATGCCCTGGGTCTGAATCATATGGGGGATTACAACGGCGAAGACAATGATGGCCCGTCGTCCTATCAGGATAGCGATCTTCTGTCGATCATGTCGTACTACGGTCCCGGCATGAACGATGGTGAAGGCCAGGTTGCCTGGGGCAATTGGTTGGGGCATTCCGCCCAGACCCCCATGTTGAATGACATCATGGTGATTCAGGAGTTATATGGCGCCGATGTGACGACCCGGGCGGAAAATACCGTTTATGGTTTTGGTTCCAATATTCAGGGGCCCACCGCCCAGATCTACGATTTTTCCATCAACCAGCACCCCATTCTGACGATTTATGATGCGAGCGGAAACGACACCTTGAATCTTAGCGGCTGGGGCACCGACGGCATGGTGGATCTGCGGCCCGGCCATTATTCCTCGGTAAATGGCATGACGCAGAATCTTGCCATCGCCTATGGAACCATCATCGAAAACGCCATCACGGGCGCCGGTCATGATGTCTTGCGGGGCAATGCGGCCAATAATTACCTGGATGGCGGCGCGGGCTGGGATAATGCTTTATTCCTGGGCAGCTATGCGGACTACGGCCTGCGCTATGACGTCTTAAGCCGCGAGTATACGGTTCAGGATACGGTGGCAGACCGTGATGGCACGGATACCTTGCTGAATATCGAAGTCGCCGACTTCAGTGATTTTGGGGGGAATCTCAACGATCTGACCCCGGCGGTGCACCGTTTTTATAATACTGAACTGAATGCCCATTTCTATACGTCCAATAACGACGAGGCCTCGGCTGTAGCTCAGACGGGTGGCTTTCAGTACGAGGGCACAAGCTTCGAGCGTAGCGTCAACGGGGCGGATACCGTGTCTGTGCAGCGGTTCTTCAATGTAGATACTGGCGACCATTTTTATACAGCGGGTCCTGCAGAAGCGGATCATCTGCGTGAAGCTGGCGGTGCATGGCAATACGAGGGCGTTGCTTTCAAGGCCTATGCAACTAAGGTCGACGGTACGACGGAACTCTATCGCTTTGTCAATAAAGAGTCAGGTACGCACTTCTATACCGTCGATATAGCTGAGATGGACGCAGTCATGTTAAGTGGTTATTTCAACTATGAAGGCGTAGCCTTCTATGTGACTGCTTGA
- a CDS encoding putative holin encodes MPDAAVAIITAVRESNFNPWGKKIMEPTSSAVSAGVAMGAVAVTSLLPGVNGDALIGAFAGAVVFALHAKDTTVVKRLVYMLVSFIIGYLAAPEVMRLSGLQSFTIAAFAASALAVTTALAGIEKIKSFDFASFWKRG; translated from the coding sequence GTGCCTGATGCCGCTGTCGCAATCATCACCGCCGTTCGTGAATCCAACTTTAACCCTTGGGGTAAAAAAATAATGGAACCAACTTCTAGCGCGGTATCTGCAGGCGTAGCAATGGGTGCGGTTGCCGTCACGTCTCTCCTCCCCGGCGTGAATGGCGACGCCTTGATTGGTGCTTTTGCTGGTGCCGTGGTGTTCGCCCTGCACGCGAAGGACACTACCGTTGTGAAACGGCTGGTCTACATGCTTGTGTCTTTCATCATAGGGTATCTGGCTGCGCCGGAAGTTATGCGGCTGTCCGGTTTGCAAAGCTTCACCATAGCCGCTTTCGCTGCCTCGGCCTTGGCTGTCACTACGGCGCTGGCGGGCATCGAGAAAATCAAATCGTTTGATTTCGCCAGCTTCTGGAAAAGGGGGTAA
- a CDS encoding YqaE/Pmp3 family membrane protein encodes MRLLIALLLPWLTFFTIGRPFAGIFCLILQITLIGWVPAAIWAVYALSQYKTDQKIAKAFGSRS; translated from the coding sequence ATGCGACTTCTTATTGCGCTGTTGCTACCTTGGCTTACGTTTTTCACAATCGGACGGCCGTTCGCCGGTATCTTTTGTCTGATCTTGCAAATTACGCTTATCGGTTGGGTGCCTGCGGCTATTTGGGCTGTGTATGCGCTGAGTCAGTACAAGACCGACCAGAAGATTGCCAAGGCATTTGGAAGCCGCAGCTAG
- the tnpC gene encoding IS66 family transposase, translating into MQSEFERKLQEGIAAGVATGVAEAVQRILEQWRLARHQVFGPSSESHQGELFNEVEALAEQAADLEDAHEGAPAHNTPRPKRGHRRALPPELPRVEFLVDVPEAERQCACGTPMVRIGEDVSEQLDIVPMQIRVIRTVRPRYACPKGDQAPVQQPAPAQVLPRSNFSAGFLAMMAVVKYVDGLPLARFEKVMARHQVDVPRQSMTRAMIRLAQALQPLHNLARDTLLDAPVIHMDETTVQVLKEPGRSPTSKSYMWVQRGGPPGRTVVLFDYEASRSGQIPVRLLEGWQGYLMTDGYEGYAPVARLPGVEHLACAAHARRKFVEAKRVSPKGKSARADHALDLFARLYRIEAKLKTASDAQRFEARQTHSLPILQKLRAWLDETLPGVTPRSKLGEALGYLHKVWPRLIRYTECGDLPIDNNPAENAIRPFVIGRKAWLFADTPAGAHASAVLYSLLETAKANGREPYAWLRFVLEHLPMAQTVDEIEALLPWNTHDQDLAMNLAAWE; encoded by the coding sequence ATGCAATCCGAGTTCGAGAGGAAACTGCAAGAAGGGATTGCCGCCGGCGTCGCCACAGGGGTCGCCGAGGCGGTGCAACGCATCCTTGAGCAATGGCGCTTGGCCCGGCATCAGGTGTTCGGCCCCAGTAGCGAGTCGCACCAGGGCGAGCTGTTTAACGAAGTGGAAGCCTTGGCCGAGCAGGCCGCTGATCTCGAAGACGCACACGAGGGCGCGCCCGCGCACAACACGCCTCGCCCCAAGCGCGGTCATCGCCGCGCTTTGCCGCCCGAGCTGCCCCGCGTCGAGTTCCTGGTCGATGTCCCCGAAGCAGAACGCCAATGCGCCTGCGGCACCCCCATGGTGCGTATCGGCGAAGACGTGAGTGAACAGCTGGACATCGTGCCGATGCAAATCCGCGTGATCCGCACGGTGCGCCCGCGCTACGCCTGCCCCAAGGGCGATCAGGCACCGGTACAGCAGCCGGCACCGGCGCAGGTCCTGCCGCGCAGCAACTTCAGCGCCGGGTTCCTGGCGATGATGGCGGTGGTGAAGTATGTCGACGGCCTGCCTCTGGCGCGCTTCGAGAAGGTGATGGCCCGCCACCAGGTGGACGTCCCACGCCAGAGCATGACGCGGGCCATGATCAGGCTCGCCCAGGCCTTGCAGCCGCTGCACAATCTGGCCCGCGACACCTTGCTGGATGCGCCCGTCATCCACATGGATGAAACCACGGTTCAAGTGTTGAAAGAACCAGGGCGAAGTCCGACCTCTAAAAGTTATATGTGGGTGCAGCGCGGCGGGCCGCCGGGGCGCACGGTGGTGTTGTTTGATTACGAGGCGAGCCGTTCGGGGCAGATACCGGTACGCCTGCTCGAAGGCTGGCAGGGTTACCTGATGACCGACGGGTACGAAGGCTACGCGCCGGTGGCGCGCCTGCCCGGTGTGGAGCACCTGGCGTGCGCAGCCCATGCTCGGCGCAAGTTCGTCGAAGCCAAACGGGTCAGCCCCAAAGGCAAGAGTGCCCGCGCAGACCACGCGCTGGATCTGTTCGCCCGGCTGTATCGTATCGAGGCCAAGCTGAAAACAGCGAGCGATGCGCAGCGCTTCGAGGCGCGCCAGACCCACAGCCTGCCGATCCTGCAAAAGCTGCGTGCATGGTTGGATGAAACCCTGCCGGGGGTCACGCCCAGGAGCAAGCTGGGCGAAGCGTTGGGATATCTGCACAAGGTCTGGCCGCGCCTGATCCGCTATACCGAGTGCGGCGATTTGCCCATCGATAACAACCCCGCAGAAAACGCCATCAGGCCGTTTGTGATTGGCAGAAAAGCGTGGCTTTTTGCGGATACCCCGGCGGGTGCACACGCCAGCGCGGTACTGTATTCGCTGCTGGAAACGGCCAAGGCCAACGGGCGCGAGCCCTATGCGTGGCTGCGCTTTGTGCTGGAACACCTGCCGATGGCCCAAACAGTGGACGAAATCGAGGCGCTGTTGCCGTGGAATACTCATGACCAAGATTTAGCCATGAATCTCGCCGCCTGGGAATAA
- the tnpB gene encoding IS66 family insertion sequence element accessory protein TnpB (TnpB, as the term is used for proteins encoded by IS66 family insertion elements, is considered an accessory protein, since TnpC, encoded by a neighboring gene, is a DDE family transposase.): protein MAIGQVYLCCVPVDFRKQIDGLAALVQSELELDVFGDTLFVFVNRQRNRIKILYWHRNGFCLWQKRLEKERFAWPAPGAQATVTLTPKELEWLLEGFDLWANYPHKTLKYQSVM from the coding sequence GTGGCGATTGGGCAGGTCTACTTGTGCTGCGTGCCGGTGGACTTTCGCAAGCAGATCGACGGGCTGGCCGCGCTGGTGCAAAGCGAGCTGGAACTGGATGTCTTCGGCGATACGTTATTCGTGTTCGTGAATCGCCAGCGCAACCGCATCAAGATTCTGTATTGGCATCGCAACGGCTTTTGCCTTTGGCAGAAGCGGCTGGAGAAAGAGCGCTTTGCCTGGCCCGCGCCAGGCGCGCAAGCGACCGTGACACTCACCCCCAAAGAGTTGGAGTGGCTGTTGGAAGGGTTTGATTTATGGGCGAATTATCCTCATAAAACACTGAAATATCAGTCAGTTATGTGA
- a CDS encoding tail fiber domain-containing protein: MTLAGTEEYRFSLATLTPLTDNARALGSGAFRWSQLYAGSGTINTSDIREKQQQHPLSDKERAVAVRLKSLVRAFKWNKSVEEKGKNARWHFGVMAQEVADAFTSEGLDAHDYGLFCYDEWSEHSEVKDSEGNILEPLRQAGNRYGIRYDELIVFILGASS, from the coding sequence ATGACCCTTGCCGGGACTGAAGAGTATCGCTTTTCACTCGCCACCCTGACGCCACTGACAGATAACGCGCGCGCATTAGGAAGCGGGGCTTTTCGATGGTCACAACTTTACGCTGGTAGTGGCACGATCAACACGTCAGACATACGGGAAAAACAGCAACAGCACCCCTTGTCTGACAAAGAGCGCGCGGTTGCTGTCAGGCTCAAATCCCTTGTCAGGGCGTTCAAGTGGAATAAATCCGTCGAAGAGAAAGGAAAAAATGCCCGTTGGCATTTTGGGGTGATGGCCCAGGAAGTGGCTGATGCCTTTACATCAGAAGGGCTCGATGCTCACGATTACGGGCTTTTCTGTTACGACGAGTGGAGCGAGCATTCAGAGGTAAAAGACAGCGAAGGCAACATTCTCGAACCACTCCGACAAGCCGGCAACCGTTACGGCATACGCTATGACGAGCTTATCGTATTCATTTTAGGCGCGTCCTCATGA
- a CDS encoding phage holin family protein, which yields MLIALIVVVANVLTAARLICYQRHGARYRPVMSILAYALIVCSGGQVIDVLINGSPVTIWQAGFSSVVALLVLRARGNVASVVRTVA from the coding sequence ATGTTGATCGCCCTAATTGTCGTGGTGGCCAACGTACTGACTGCGGCCCGACTGATCTGCTACCAACGCCACGGGGCCCGCTACCGTCCGGTAATGTCTATCCTGGCCTACGCGCTGATTGTGTGTTCCGGCGGGCAGGTTATCGATGTGCTGATAAACGGCAGTCCGGTAACGATCTGGCAGGCCGGGTTTTCTTCCGTCGTGGCGTTGCTTGTCCTGCGGGCCCGGGGCAACGTCGCGTCGGTGGTGAGGACAGTAGCATGA
- a CDS encoding glycoside hydrolase family 108 protein — MIAEFLRRLFAPASAAQPSAAATVAPPAPGSTVPFSDAFERLIGHEGGYVNHPDDPGGETNWGITKRTAREAGYTGSMRDLTRDLAKDIYYDAYWMRARCDEFDGAIAFQVFDAAVNHGIGNAIRFLQRAVGVADDGAVGPVTLQAVKAMTVTDVLARFNAARLTFYTNLSTWPSFGRGWARRVAGNLNYAADDA; from the coding sequence ATGATCGCCGAATTCTTACGCCGCCTTTTCGCCCCGGCCTCTGCCGCCCAGCCCAGCGCCGCGGCGACGGTCGCACCACCCGCCCCTGGATCCACGGTTCCTTTCTCTGACGCCTTCGAGCGCCTTATCGGCCATGAGGGCGGGTACGTGAACCACCCCGACGACCCGGGAGGGGAAACCAACTGGGGCATCACCAAGCGCACAGCGCGGGAAGCCGGGTATACGGGCAGCATGCGCGACCTGACACGCGATCTTGCCAAAGATATCTACTACGACGCCTACTGGATGCGGGCACGATGCGACGAGTTCGACGGCGCTATCGCCTTCCAGGTGTTCGACGCGGCGGTGAACCACGGCATCGGCAACGCCATCAGGTTTCTGCAACGGGCGGTTGGTGTTGCTGATGACGGCGCTGTAGGGCCGGTAACCCTGCAGGCGGTCAAAGCTATGACCGTCACCGACGTGCTTGCCCGCTTCAACGCGGCGCGCCTGACCTTCTACACCAACCTGTCCACCTGGCCGTCCTTCGGGCGCGGCTGGGCCAGGCGGGTGGCGGGGAATCTTAACTATGCTGCTGACGACGCTTAA
- a CDS encoding GNAT family N-acetyltransferase: MLDGSGLHYGKGFGFLGFYIVVPECRGRGYGLPLWDRALEQFGTRNIGLDGVKDQQDNYRKSGFNLAYSNIRYVWNKRVPAGPTTTPCIVPVDQVRMDTLTSYDRLCFSVPRPDFLEAWTQQPDSVTLVWQENEAIRGYGAIRQCREGWKVGPLFADHPGIAEHLLLALCDGLPDQGSIYLDVPEVNKEAIRLATGLGMHEVFGTARMYNRYSPDIATQRIFGVTSFELG; encoded by the coding sequence GTGCTTGATGGCTCGGGCTTGCATTACGGCAAAGGGTTCGGTTTTCTGGGTTTCTATATCGTCGTCCCTGAATGCCGTGGGCGCGGCTATGGTCTGCCCCTGTGGGATCGCGCACTTGAACAATTCGGCACACGAAATATCGGTCTGGATGGCGTCAAGGATCAGCAAGACAATTATCGAAAATCCGGATTCAATCTGGCGTACAGCAATATCCGCTATGTCTGGAATAAGCGTGTACCTGCTGGACCAACAACAACGCCTTGCATCGTTCCTGTCGATCAGGTCCGCATGGATACGCTGACAAGCTATGATCGGCTGTGTTTTTCAGTACCGCGCCCGGATTTTCTAGAAGCCTGGACGCAGCAGCCTGATTCAGTCACGCTAGTGTGGCAAGAAAACGAAGCGATACGTGGCTACGGAGCCATTCGTCAATGCCGCGAAGGGTGGAAGGTCGGCCCCTTATTTGCAGATCATCCAGGCATCGCAGAGCACCTGCTGCTGGCGTTATGTGACGGGCTCCCGGATCAGGGCTCGATCTATCTGGACGTGCCCGAAGTGAATAAGGAAGCGATTCGCTTGGCCACCGGCCTGGGCATGCACGAAGTGTTCGGTACTGCCCGCATGTATAACCGTTATTCTCCCGACATCGCCACGCAGCGTATATTTGGCGTGACCAGCTTTGAATTAGGCTAG
- a CDS encoding DUF3077 domain-containing protein has translation MHQYLAAPLPDNQTVSRPFHPCPGSGQPLLMVRAGAPTEAALEHAGNLLDAAYHVARQGADGEAGLMVHALWAVMHLVECANAVIESTIGGPCANDETA, from the coding sequence GTGCATCAATATCTGGCAGCCCCACTGCCCGACAACCAAACCGTTTCCCGCCCGTTTCATCCTTGCCCCGGTAGTGGCCAGCCGCTGCTCATGGTGCGCGCTGGCGCACCCACTGAAGCGGCCCTTGAGCATGCCGGCAACTTGCTCGATGCCGCGTACCATGTCGCCCGCCAGGGAGCCGATGGTGAAGCCGGTCTGATGGTGCACGCTCTGTGGGCGGTCATGCACTTGGTTGAATGCGCCAACGCCGTCATTGAATCGACGATTGGCGGGCCCTGTGCCAACGACGAAACGGCCTAA
- a CDS encoding Arc family DNA-binding protein — MNQNKPGRPRVENPTKKEKVDLRLPEGMRERLQECADRDGRSMNQQIVHYIEAGINGIDATTLAQAVLDIRARFS; from the coding sequence ATGAATCAGAATAAGCCAGGACGCCCCCGCGTTGAGAATCCCACTAAGAAAGAGAAGGTAGACTTGCGCCTGCCCGAAGGCATGCGCGAGCGCTTGCAGGAATGCGCCGACCGTGACGGTCGTTCTATGAACCAACAGATCGTCCACTATATCGAAGCCGGAATAAACGGAATCGACGCCACCACGCTGGCCCAAGCGGTGCTTGATATCCGTGCGCGCTTTAGTTAG
- the tnpA gene encoding IS66 family insertion sequence element accessory protein TnpA, whose protein sequence is MSTSRGPGQAWWEMHLDAIAREGIGATAYAQREGLPVSSLYYWRRRLKALERKAQVPVKAVAAPVARQFVPVSVGPLAAVDHPVAADRHVLVLGAGLRLELPGLPSPQWLAQVRQALTEQVH, encoded by the coding sequence ATGTCGACGAGTCGAGGACCAGGGCAGGCCTGGTGGGAAATGCACCTTGACGCGATAGCGCGCGAGGGCATTGGCGCCACGGCCTACGCGCAGCGTGAGGGGTTGCCGGTCTCAAGCCTGTATTATTGGCGCCGGCGCCTCAAAGCCCTGGAGCGGAAGGCTCAGGTGCCCGTCAAGGCGGTGGCTGCGCCGGTTGCGCGCCAGTTTGTGCCGGTCAGCGTGGGCCCGCTCGCCGCTGTCGATCACCCTGTCGCGGCGGATCGCCATGTACTGGTGCTGGGCGCTGGCCTGCGTCTGGAGCTGCCCGGCTTGCCCAGCCCGCAGTGGCTGGCGCAGGTGCGTCAGGCGCTGACTGAGCAGGTGCATTGA
- the clcA gene encoding H(+)/Cl(-) exchange transporter ClcA: MPQPPHVSPSNQRFRLQHLLKLRETQMVSLRILLLAALVGTLAGLVGALFQRGTAWIFSARPAFITQHLSGSWLLIPALFALSALLAMLAYYLVHRFAPETSGSGVPEIEGAVQDLRPTRWRRVLPVKFIGGLGSLGSGLVLGREGPTIQMGANLGQMITEKFKVHDGDSRHILLLAGAAGGLAAAFNAPLAGILFVIEEMRPQFKYNLISIKAVVLGSVCATIMMRLLNGQAAILQVGQFSTAPLKTLWLYLVLGLCIGVAGIAFNRCLLFLQDVFQRFYQGKCLRFVLTGGLLGGVFGVVGLYMPAIVGEGYDVIHQTMAGGVALPMLALFFVLRFFTSTLSFSSRAPGGIFSPLLALGTLFGGAFGYVALDWFPGYGLEVGAFGIAGMGALFAATVRAPITGILLVLEMTDNYQLILPMIITCLGATIVAQYLGGRPLYTVLLEKTLAASARDKAAETGASA; encoded by the coding sequence ATGCCCCAGCCCCCCCATGTTTCGCCTTCAAATCAGCGTTTCCGTCTTCAGCATTTGCTGAAACTACGGGAAACGCAGATGGTTTCGTTGAGGATTTTGCTGCTGGCGGCGCTAGTGGGGACTTTAGCCGGGCTGGTGGGAGCCTTGTTCCAGCGTGGGACGGCTTGGATTTTCAGTGCCAGGCCTGCTTTCATTACTCAGCATCTGAGCGGCAGTTGGTTGCTGATTCCGGCTTTGTTTGCGCTGTCGGCCCTGCTGGCCATGCTGGCCTATTATCTTGTGCATCGTTTTGCGCCAGAGACCAGTGGTTCGGGTGTGCCAGAGATCGAGGGGGCTGTGCAGGATTTGCGTCCCACGCGGTGGCGTCGTGTGCTGCCGGTGAAATTCATCGGTGGCCTGGGTTCTCTGGGGTCCGGCTTGGTGCTGGGGCGGGAGGGCCCTACGATTCAAATGGGCGCGAACCTGGGGCAGATGATCACCGAGAAATTCAAGGTTCACGATGGTGATTCGCGGCATATCTTGTTGCTGGCTGGGGCGGCAGGCGGGCTGGCAGCGGCGTTCAATGCGCCCCTGGCCGGGATTTTGTTTGTCATCGAGGAAATGCGCCCGCAGTTCAAATATAATCTGATCTCCATTAAAGCCGTGGTGCTGGGGTCGGTCTGCGCCACGATCATGATGCGTTTGCTAAATGGCCAGGCTGCAATTTTGCAGGTGGGGCAGTTTTCCACGGCGCCGCTGAAGACTTTATGGCTGTATCTGGTGCTGGGCTTGTGCATAGGGGTGGCAGGGATTGCATTCAATCGCTGCCTGCTGTTCTTGCAGGATGTTTTCCAGCGTTTTTACCAGGGTAAATGCTTGCGGTTTGTCCTGACTGGCGGACTGCTTGGCGGGGTCTTTGGTGTGGTGGGCCTGTATATGCCGGCCATTGTTGGTGAAGGCTACGATGTGATCCATCAGACCATGGCGGGTGGTGTGGCCTTGCCCATGCTGGCTTTGTTTTTTGTGCTGCGGTTTTTTACCTCGACGCTCAGCTTCAGTTCGCGTGCGCCTGGCGGTATTTTCTCGCCCTTGTTGGCGCTGGGCACTTTGTTTGGCGGGGCATTCGGTTACGTGGCGCTGGATTGGTTTCCCGGCTATGGTCTTGAAGTCGGTGCCTTTGGGATTGCCGGGATGGGGGCCTTATTTGCAGCTACCGTGCGTGCGCCCATTACGGGGATTTTGCTGGTGTTGGAGATGACCGATAACTATCAACTGATCCTGCCCATGATTATTACCTGCCTGGGGGCGACGATAGTGGCCCAGTACCTGGGAGGGCGGCCCTTGTATACGGTGTTGCTGGAAAAAACGCTGGCAGCCAGCGCGCGCGACAAAGCCGCTGAAACGGGTGCTAGTGCATGA
- a CDS encoding DUF4224 domain-containing protein — MTIDDTFLTPQELVSLTNRTRCDAQVRALRFMGIEHKVRADNSVAVLREHVRQVFGAVPGSTRRAKKVEPDWSAI, encoded by the coding sequence ATGACTATCGACGACACGTTCCTGACGCCGCAAGAGCTTGTCAGCCTGACCAACCGGACGCGCTGCGACGCCCAGGTACGTGCGCTGCGCTTTATGGGCATTGAACACAAGGTTCGCGCCGATAATTCCGTGGCGGTACTGCGTGAGCATGTGCGTCAGGTGTTCGGCGCCGTACCGGGCTCGACCCGGCGCGCCAAGAAAGTCGAGCCAGATTGGAGCGCAATCTAA